The Falco rusticolus isolate bFalRus1 chromosome 4, bFalRus1.pri, whole genome shotgun sequence genome includes the window gccgctGCCGATGGTAGGAGCCCgcggtgccggcggcggggggcggtgggggggcggggaggaggccctgggcggcggggcggcgctgcggggccggggcggggcgggccggggccggggctggggccgggcccgggccccgccggctGGGCTGTACCTGTGTGCTCGCCCGCAGGTGCCGAGGAGCCGGGCATGGCGGCGGAGCCGCAGGAGCTGCCGCTGGGCTGCGGCGGAGAGGGcggtgcggcggcggcggggcggcctCCGGAGGGCGAGGAGCGCCGGGAGCCCCCGCGGGCGTCCGTCAGCAACGGCGGCGAGGCGGAGGGCGGGAAGGAGCTGGTGGAGCTGAAGGTGATCTGGAACAAGAACAAGTACGACGTGAGGTGTTGCCTGGACAGCACGGGGGCCGAGCTGAAGCAGAAGATCCACTCGCTGACAGGTGTGTGGGGCTGCCGCCGCCTCGGCCCGCCCTGCCGTGGCCCCCCCGGAGCCTAACCCTTCTTCTTGCCCCCTAGGCCTCCCGCCGGCCATGCAGAAAGTTATGTTCAAGGGACTTCTACCTGAGGAGAAAACGTTGCGGGAAATTAAAGTAACGAACGGAGCGAAAATAATGGTTGTTGGCTCTACCATCAACGATGTTTTAGCGGTAAATACACCCAAAGAAGCTGCTCAACAGGAGgtcaaagcagaggaaaataagaaGGAACCGCTCTGCAGACAAAAGGTTACAAATACCTAGATAATTCCTGGCGCAGGGGGAGCTGTCGGATCTGCGCATTCCCTTGTAATGCCCCGCAGCCCCCTTTGGGTCCTGTTCCTTCTCGAAGCGGGCTGGGGTTTCATTTCTCACGGCTGAGCGATAGAAGGGCTCTGTGCAGGGGAGTTCtagcagcaggaaaatgttttgcttaGTGGAGGCTGAGGCTTTGTGAGACACCACTTGTGCTGGTgccaggcacagcctggcatTTCAGATGAGAAATAGTAACTAGTAGAAAGATTTTGCAGTTGTCAGCTCAAACACTGTCTAGATTAATCCtgtataaaaaataacttttattgGCATGAAAGCATTTGATCTCTAAAAACTGCCTTAGAAACAAACACTAAGAGAGCAGTTCCTTCAGCTGTCCCAGTGCTGATGGGAACGTGGATGTTGAATATTCCTCTCGCATCTTGAAGTGCTGCCTCCGAATAGGAAGTGAAGTACACTGCAGTGAGTCTTTATTTGGTGGCAGTGCTGCAGTGTTGTGGGGCTGATAAATGATTGTCAGCTCAAGGTATAACCAGCCCCGTACCTTCCTTGAAATAAATATGATTAAAATATTCGTGCCTTGTTGAACTGCAAACTTTATGaaacatgcttttgttttgctataATTTATCATAGTTCATGTTCACTGTAAGTTCCGTCATTGCTTAAAGGTACTCGGCAACTTACAAGCTGTGATCATGGTTTTCTTAGTTACTACTGCTCTAATCTATTCTGGTTTGTTGCTGTGTTGTGATACGTTGTGCTGTCAAATGTGGACGGTTTTCTGCCATTCACTGGATGTAACATTTCACTGTTAAAACTGTCTTGCTGAATGCCAACTATGGAATTCAGCATGTACAATATTAAACTGGGACTCGggattccttcttttttttaatagatacaTGTTTATGTATACTCTGGAAGGGATGTTGCCTTTGTGTTATATCACagttttattcatttatatAATTTCTTATGACTGTTATAGAAAGCGTTTGGATAACTTTGAAAAttaactgttttctgtgtgatAAATGACTGAACAGTCCTTAACTGTCTCTTAGTGCTATCGAGGTATGTTCAAGGATGGAGCTGCAAGTAAATTTAAAAGCTCTGTTGTGTTCCTGTAAATtctaatttctggttttatattgtAGCAACACAGAAAAGTATTGGATAAAGGAAAACCTGATGATGTGATGCCTTCTGTTAAAGGTGTTCAAGTAAGTAAATAAGTACATGAGACATTGTCATAACCAGAAAAGAGGGAGTTGTTTGTGGTTTGAGACCTTTCTTTGCTGGTTCAATCGTTCTTTGCTGTCTTAGCAGAAAACCGGAAAAATGGATCGTCCCTGTACTTAAAAAGTTAAGAGAATATAGCTTTTCCTGTTAAAGTCCTTCAGTGTGACTTACTGTGTTGCCTCTTTGTAGGAGCGCCTACCGACAGTGCCGTTATCTGGCATGTACAACAAGTCAGGCGGGAAAGTACGATTGACCTTTAAACTTGAGCAAGACCAGCTATGGATTGGTACAAAAGGTGAGCAACTCTAAAACTCTGAGGTGAATCATTGGTAACTGGGCTGTAAGTGAATGGATTGACTAAATTGTGTGTAGGGAATAATGTTGGTATTGCAATACTTCAAAACTAAGTCTTGCTTCCTCTTTTCAAATGCCGTTCTCCCAAATCATTGAATATTACTTGATGTTTTACTTCTGTTCCTGAAAAACTTGAGTTCAGTTGTGCCAGAAGACTGTGTTCTGAACTGCTATTCATAGCTCCAAATGTAAATTACAATGTTTGGCATTTCTAGCATATCTCAAAAGCACTTTATAAACATTGATTTGATGCCAGCATTGCATTGAGGCGGCTCAATGACTTGGCTGAGACTCGAAAGGGAGTGTTCGAACTGGGATTAAAACTAGGAGTGCTGGCATCTCTGTCTTTGTCTGTCCTTCCAACCAAAATTAGTTGGGTGTCCTGTTTCAGTGATGTACAACTGCAGAAACTATGGCATGTGTTGCTGTGCAGAGGAATCAGTTTACGGTCTTGAGTGGTGCCAGGAGGAGCTGAAAGTGCTGTGGTGATAACGTGCATTGCTGAGGACATCTCGTATAACCCCCTGCCTCCAAAGGAAGCTGTGCTCCTTTGGTTTGACTAGGATGGGGCAACATTACAGTGATGAGCAAGAGTAATAGAAGTGCTTGCTCCCTGTCCCAGTAGAGTAACCTAATTGGGTGGCAATAGTAGCTTTGGATGGCACCTCCAGCTGCCACGTTATTTCCAAAGTAAGCAGAAATCTCAGAGGTTTTTGACTTTTCCTTTGTAGGACAGACTTGACTGCAAAGACTTTTCTGGCTTTAAAACCTCTGTTGGTACCAGTTGCAGTGATTTTTCTCCTGGGCTAAGTGATGGAACAAGACATTGGGATTTTTTCCCACTATAGGTTGGGCAGGCAGATCTTTTTGCTACTGGTAATGTGTTCTAAATACATGCTTAGTATTCAGGTAATTAATCTTATTCCTTCACCTTCTAGATGAGTTTCAAGCATagtatttctgaagtgttcTAGATTAGTGTTTCTTAAGCTGTGAAATTAGATGACTACAAGAAGAATCGGCCTTTCGTGTAACCTGTTTTCCTACTTGCCAGAATTAGCAGCAGCGTGCTTCCTCTGGGGAATGGTTGTAATTGCTGGCTGTTGTTGAGGAAAAACTCATTCCTGCTCTGAGAAATTCATGGCAGATGCCAGCACGTAAGGGCCAGAACAGAACCAACTGGGCATTAACAGAGTTTTTCACTTACTGGTCCTGGAAAGTTGAAACTTCACACTTTCCTTCACACAGCCTCCCTGTGTTTCACAGATCGCTTTGTACATTTGGTAGCCTAAGGTTTGGTATAGGTAGATgtttctcagctgctctgtgttgtTTTCGTAGAGGCATTGGTAATATGAATTTGTCTGTTGCTGAGGTACTGTGAAGAGTAATTGATTTGCAGGATACTAACTGAGTGCAAAGTAAGATTTTACTCAATGAATGAGTGTTGTGAGTCTGAGTGGTGTGGATAGGAGTCAGCTTAGTTACAGCACTGAGGTAAAGATTATTTGTCTTGGCATCGCTAAGTTTTTCTCCCTGTGTGCCTTTTTTAGGTaggtgctttgttttggttttttttttaggtaacaCAGATTAGTTAGACACTGAACTATGAGTTCGTTAGatgtttttgctttattgaaTGTTTATGGTTCTCTCTGTCTTACATCCAAGAAGATAATTTTAGGCTGACACTGAAAGCTGGAACTGAAAGGAAGGATCTTGGAGTTAAGTCTTCAGAAAGAAGTGAGGACAGAACTGAGACAGGAAAAGTCTGCCGTGAACCATATATTTTGTCATTCTTGTTGGTTACCTCTGGCTGGCTGATGTTACTCTGTCATGTAATTGTAGTCAtctccttttgttttggtttctctttttgtttctttccctatTTACTCattatttccttccctgtgcttTTATAGTAACAGTTGAACACTGCCTCAGGGTAAAACCAGGACTAGGCTTTCAAAGAGTTAGTTAGCCTGTCTTCATTCAGCTTTCAGCCTTGTCATTTCTGTAGAACTTAGTATAACCATTGGTAGTCAGTCCTGAATATTCTTACGTCTGGACCAGCTTTCACTATGGTGAGTAATCCTGCTGGTCCAACTGGAGTTTCTCATGGGGAAACATCAGATAAAGCCAGGGTTTTTCCATCCCTCCATTTAGGCCTGAATCAGGTGCTGTGGAATGTGGTAACGTGGAAGACGCGCTTCTTGGTAGCAGGTATCCAAAGTTCACCCAAAGCAGAGACTGCTGACATGAGGGGCTTTTGAAAGTAATGGAGGTggtatttgaaattaatatgaaatattgCTTCCTCGTGTATCAGAAATAATGCTTTGATCAATTTTAACgtagagagaacagaaaagttacCCATGGGGTCCATTAAAAATGTGGTGAGTGAACCTATTGAAGGACATGAGGATTATCACATGATGGTAAGTAACATCTCTACTTTAATAATATCTAGTGTAATTACTTCATGCAAATATACAAAAGtaaggcttttaaaatggaGCAAGTTGGAGACAAGCAGTAATACCAGCGTAATGTTGTGGAAGATTGGAATGTGGACATAGTCTGCTGTCACAGTGTAAATATTTTAGGTAGCCTAATGAGTATCTGCTACTGTGTGGAAATCTGGGCTGTTTTCACACAAACATGAAGTGCTTAAGCATTCTTTTTTATCTTGTCTTGCAACAGTGTTAACACAGTAAAAACTCAATACAGCTCATGATTTCTTAATGTTAGTGGTGTTTTCCTGTATCTAGTTTGATTTCTagtttcttctgtatttatataaacaacAGGCCTTGCTGGAGGTTAAAAAAACATTGTGATTTGatgctgtaactttttttttcccctctttgattttctgaaaaactggtATTTGGTCTAGAAAAGTAACACATTTAAGAAGAGAGCTGTACTAATTCTACTGAACTTTGGGCTGTTTTTTAATTGACGGGGTTTTTTGAGGTTGCACTTCCCAAAGTATAGTAACAAACTTCTAATGTTGAAGTAAGTTCCTTACATaaatctgtttccttctttaggggaggaaaggggaaactTTATACCTTAAAATTGTCTGCAGGAAGGTGCTGATCTAATCTTAGCTCAAATACATGGGTGATCAAAAATCCAGTAAGAAAGTGTCCTCTTCAGAATATGCTACAATAAACTCTTATCCTAAAGCAAGGGTTGAGGTCATTGACATGCCATGGTGCTCCTCTCCCATGTATATTGACAAGCTGAGAATAAGACATGGTGTCTAAATataaaattctgtgaaattttatGACTATGAAAAACATGGTCATTGTCTCATTTAGTTCCTGTCTGGCTTCTCAACTCTGTGCCTTCTGGTCATTTCTTTAGAGACTGAGTTATGCTTCAGATTCTGTCTTCCAGAATAATTTCCTCATCTTCTTGAAACTGACCAAGAGTTTTCGTTGCTGCTATCATACCATAAAAGGAAAGAGCTCATCATTTTAATTGGTACTTTGCAGTTCTTGTTCCTCTAAGGaatgcttttttaattgcttatcAAATAACTAGTGTGCACCAAGTGTTTGCAGGAGGCAGTAGGTGTAACAGACTTGCCTGATTTTTGTAGTGGATAAGCTGTCTGTCCACTGCTATAAGCTGTTCTGTTTCCCATTTGTAAATGTTGTCATTTTTGACTTTGCAGGCATTTCAGCTGGGCCCAACAGAAGCATCTTACTACTGGGTCTATTGGGTACCAACTCAATACGTTGATGCAATCAAAGACACGGTGCTGGGAAAGTGgcagtatttttgaaagcacGCTCACCTCTGGCACAGGAAAATGACACAAAGCTAAGGACACTGCTGGGAGAGGCCTCCAACATCCCTGGATGTGATAGTCCTGGAActtattaataaaatatgatAAACGAGGCATTGATGGAAGCCAGAGGTGATGTTCTTTCACCATTAGTTTacttttaacttaaaaatttCACCATCCCTTTTCTGCAGTCAGCTTCAAccatatttaaagcaaatacgATGGAAATCAATAAATCTTAATTCACAAATTATTGTGTGTAATACAGTTAAATCTGCTGAGAGTTGATCTTccaatttagttttaaaagaaaaatattacaatgtATTATTGAGGATTTTTTACATGgtttgaacaaaaatattttcataatctTTCAGTTACAAGCGTTAGACTTAATTTAGTTACTTGGTTGTGACTGAgaatttcagaaacagttttttaaaaataaactttaaacaGTATGCAAAATTGATGTTTAGTAAGCCATATTCTGCTGGccctttttatttcaggtttgatTCTTTGgtagcaaaagtaattttttttttttttttttttaacccaaagATGCCCTGcgcttcttttttttctttgctttttttttcccagtactAGCAACTCTGGGTTGGTACTCTGTGTAGCATGTTTGGAGCAGATGAATACCACTGTGGATGTTTTGTAATGGCAATGGGCCCAGTGCTGCTTATTGTCCCCTTTCATGCCAACTTAGTTGTTTTCCTCCCACCTGCATACCTCTCTGCTCCTgttctgcctcctgccctggagTGCTACATTTTAGGAGCATTTTCTTGATCATGCATGTTGCAGTCCAGAATCGTTTTGCAGCTGTTGCAATGACACTTACCTGTTtgactgaaaaaaccccaactcttGAGTGCGCTGCATAATGCTGTCTGGCATGAGTGGGGTAAAGCAGTGACACAGATCTCGCAAAGGGAGTGAACCAAAGAGACCTTCCTGCCTtgcttgggggtggggggagcgggAAAGAGAGAAGCTCAGATGCTGGTTTGGATCCTGAATAACCGCAGTAGTCTCTTGGGACCTGGATTTGAAAATTTATAGTGATCTTATTCAGTGACTCTTACCAAATTTAGAATATCCAGCAACTGACCTTTTGAAATTTATATCacctttcagcttttctcttgcTCAAGTTTACAGGAAGTTCTTGCATCTTGTCCTGTCTGAAATAATGCTCCTTGCCTTTGGTTTGTGGCGTTCTGTGTGTCATCTCAGCAATTTACGTGCCATTTATCTCAGGTTTCTGAATGGACCTTGCAGTCCTGAAAAGGTGCACACCCTTAACAGATTGTATTGTGCAGTCAGACTGAATCAGTCTTGCTCTGTGTTAAACCTGCATCTAACAGATcgctgttctttttttaacactgcaGGCTTGATGTTGCTCAATGCAAGTAGCTCAACATTTTGTAAAACTCATGGAGAAACAGCCTTTTAGGAACAGCTGATCTTAATACACTCCATGTCCATTTTTCACTCTCCTTGAAACAGCCCGGTTGAAACTCAGCAGGTGCAAATTCCCAAatgagtatttattttatttctattttgttttgagAGACTGGGAAAAGCATTCACTTTATGGTATGTGTTAAGATTACTTCTTTACCTGTAGACTCCTGATAGCAGCGtaagcagctttt containing:
- the UBFD1 gene encoding ubiquitin domain-containing protein UBFD1 isoform X2, which encodes MAAAASAAADGAEEPGMAAEPQELPLGCGGEGGAAAAGRPPEGEERREPPRASVSNGGEAEGGKELVELKVIWNKNKYDVRCCLDSTGAELKQKIHSLTGLPPAMQKVMFKGLLPEEKTLREIKVTNGAKIMVVGSTINDVLAVNTPKEAAQQEVKAEENKKEPLCRQKQHRKVLDKGKPDDVMPSVKGVQERLPTVPLSGMYNKSGGKVRLTFKLEQDQLWIGTKERTEKLPMGSIKNVVSEPIEGHEDYHMMAFQLGPTEASYYWVYWVPTQYVDAIKDTVLGKWQYF
- the UBFD1 gene encoding ubiquitin domain-containing protein UBFD1 isoform X3; its protein translation is MAAAASAAADGAEEPGMAAEPQELPLGCGGEGGAAAAGRPPEGEERREPPRASVSNGGEAEGGKELVELKVIWNKNKYDVRCCLDSTGAELKQKIHSLTGLPPAMQKVMFKGLLPEEKTLREIKVTNGAKIMVVGSTINDVLAQHRKVLDKGKPDDVMPSVKGVQERLPTVPLSGMYNKSGGKVRLTFKLEQDQLWIGTKERTEKLPMGSIKNVVSEPIEGHEDYHMMRLSYASDSVFQNNFLIFLKLTKSFRCCYHTIKGKSSSF
- the UBFD1 gene encoding ubiquitin domain-containing protein UBFD1 isoform X1, yielding MAAAASAAADGAEEPGMAAEPQELPLGCGGEGGAAAAGRPPEGEERREPPRASVSNGGEAEGGKELVELKVIWNKNKYDVRCCLDSTGAELKQKIHSLTGLPPAMQKVMFKGLLPEEKTLREIKVTNGAKIMVVGSTINDVLAVNTPKEAAQQEVKAEENKKEPLCRQKQHRKVLDKGKPDDVMPSVKGVQERLPTVPLSGMYNKSGGKVRLTFKLEQDQLWIGTKERTEKLPMGSIKNVVSEPIEGHEDYHMMRLSYASDSVFQNNFLIFLKLTKSFRCCYHTIKGKSSSF